TGCGATCTCAACTCCCATTATATTTTCTCCAGTTACTCTCCACTTAACTCACTCTATACTCACCATAACTACCTTATTGTTTTTCAGAACCTTTGAGACAGGTCCTGCCTCTAAGCCTTTGCACTTGCCGCTTCCTCTGCCTGATATATACTCTGCCCCCACTTAGTCTCATAGCTCAGCTTTCTCGTTCATCTCAAACCTCAAGGGAAGTCTTTCACTATTTCCCATCACACACTTCCTAAACCCCTTCCCTGCTTCATTTCTCTCCATAAtgcttatctttttttgtattttcataatgCTTATATTATGTATCCCACATAAAGTATGTTTTACTTTCTTCtcttattatctatttttttcttttttgagacagcctcgctctgttgcccaggctgaagtgcaatggcactatctcaactcaccgcagcctctgcctcccaggttcaagtgtttctcctgtctcagcctcctgagtagctgggacaataggcatgcgccaccacacctggctaatttttgtatttttggacacacgcttattttatactttgggttacaattttttattttttaaatttcagtagctttaggggtacaagtggatTTTGGTTACGtagatgaattgtatagtggtaaagcctaagattttagtgcacccatcactggAGTAGTGTACAttatacccaataggtagtttttcatccctccccctcctcttactctccccccttctgagtctccaatgtccattataccactctgtatgcccttgtgtacccatagcttagctcccacttataagtgagaacatgtggtatttgtttttcaattcctgagttacttcacttaaaataatggcctccagttccatccaagttgctacaaaagacattattttgttcctttttatggacgagtagtattccatggtgtatatataccacattttctttattcactcatcggttgatgggcacttacgttgattccatatctttgcagttgtgaattgtgctgcaataaacatatactacgcagatatattttatatactcatGTGAATGTATACTTTGCAGTAGAATGGGATATGACCAATGCAAATAACTTAATCACACTTGTTGAAGTAGCAGCAAGATGTAGTTGTTGGAGTAGAAACAAGATATactctggccgggcgcagtggcttatgcctgtaatcccagcactttaggaggccgaagcgggtggatcatgaggtcaagagatcaagaccatcctgatcaacatgatgaaaccccgtctccactaaaaatacaaaaattagctgggtgtggtggcgcatgcctgtagtcccagctactcaggaggctgaggcaagagaatcgcttgaaccagggaggtggtggttgcagtgagctgagatcatgccactgcactccagcctggcgacagagtgagactccatctaaaaaaaagaaaaaaagaaaaagatatacttTCTTCACTCAGGTACCTTTACACGGGGCACAGGTAGCTTCATTGTAAGTGGACCCAATTCCTCATGactaaagtttcttttcattgatggTAAGATTCATCCCACTTTCAGAATagttaaaaattggcaaatgggaggTTGAATATTTACCAGACCTGAGGTGGAAGTCTTGCAGCCGTCATCTAATTATGATCCACAGTGTGGATATAGGATGCCAGATATACAGTCATGCTAGTGAAATTGAGAGCATCAGTAACCCAAAATCAATGGTCTTTCCTTTTATTATTCAGCCTATAGTGGTGAAAAAAAATGCTGGAACAGATCAGGGCACTGCAGGAAACAATGCAAAGATGGAGAAGCAGTGAAAGATACATGCAAAAATCTTCGAGCTTGCTGCGTTCCATCCAATGAAGACCACAGGCGAGTTCCTACGACATCTCCCACACCCTTGAGTGACTCAACACGAGGAGTTATTGATGATATTTTAACAGTAAGGTTCACTACAGACTACTTTGAAGTAAGCAGCAAGAAAAATATGGTTGAAGAGTCTGAGGTGGGACAGGGAACGCAGACCTCTCTTCCAAATGTTCACCATAGCTCATGACTTCCTCTCGGCTGTCACTCACCCCTGTCCTCAGAGTGATAAACTAAGTCACATACAGATAAAGCACTGAGAACACCACAGTGACCCTCCCACCCCCTCACCAATATGTAATTCTATTAATAGAAACAGCTGTGTAAAGAAGTCTAAAATTTTCACTATTTCCAATGATAAACTCTTCAGTGCTCTCCTTGAAATGTCAAATTATTTCCACAACAAGTTATCAcctatttttagtatttcttgtttGCTAGTGACCTATACACAACTTCAATAGCTTAGTTAGCTATTCCAACAACAATTTTTTCATGTTTCGTTCTGTCTTCTCAACAGGTGTCTTAATGGCAGCATAAGTGGTCATGATCAAAATTCTAAATCTTTGCATCTGTGAGAGTAGCTACTGCTACACTAAAAGCTTTTTTTCTAGAACAGGAGACACTTCAGGTGAAGGCATTCATTCTCCTACTAACTAAGGCCTTGGAGCCAGGTTTTATCTCTCATTGTAGGAAATTGGCTGCCCCAGGTGTGAGCTATGAAGACTCCTTTTTGCCCCAGTGGCTTTGGGGTTGAAATAGAAGCTGTCGAAAAGCTTTTATGGCTCTGTAGACCCATCTCTTTGACCAAGCCTTGATCACACATGGACATCCAAGGGTAATCATGGACCCCCAATTGTGGGTGAAAGGATGGGTCATTTATCCACCTGATTACTGAGAGCTTTACTTGTCTCCCTctgatagcaaaaaaaaaaaaaaaaatcttcacatccTGTCCCATCCACATAACTCTACAACAGACTTCATTGTTACAAATTTTCCAATCTTGCTCTTTCCAAGTACCTAAACAACCAGCCAATCCATTACCAGCGTTCATGAATTACTATAGA
The Pongo pygmaeus isolate AG05252 chromosome 21, NHGRI_mPonPyg2-v2.0_pri, whole genome shotgun sequence DNA segment above includes these coding regions:
- the DEFB118 gene encoding defensin beta 118, whose translation is MKLLLLALPMLVLLPQVIPAYSGEKKCWNRSGHCRKQCKDGEAVKDTCKNLRACCVPSNEDHRRVPTTSPTPLSDSTRGVIDDILTVRFTTDYFEVSSKKNMVEESEVGQGTQTSLPNVHHSS